From the Clostridium putrefaciens genome, one window contains:
- a CDS encoding Ig-like domain-containing protein produces the protein MKNIKTKKIFAMLLSLFIVMMSLPISAFADVVGEISLETTLTDGITLKGSKKTFDVIARLEGEKVSSEVTLNGEEVKYNWDDNNKTSYTLNFKEEGKNTVVVKAYSRDKVATKSYSIVYEKASKGDLIGHATWTVEALTIGRGFIVEPTQFPIYEGENAAQSLDRILTEKGYSYNRTGKLGASFYLSIIGDGGKLKYGCKDKDKMQTLNAPIDIKEKVPQKLKEVLERENNWPTEDLDDASCLGEFDYTFMSGWMYAVNNIFPNVGFADSYLGDGDVVRVQFTLFGYGGDIGGSYAMGGQSTDYYEVANKDKLMALLSSINSSKDKDKILDKSWIKKAYDEAMKVAIQLDETQITVDEVYSKLNFALERIPLTSIYLDKTSVTLDKNTEETLVVGYNEQNTTDNKTVEWTTSDETVATVENGKVTTLKEGKAIITARVGTLTATCEIIVPEFSIKPIRDEDKATGVNIEAPANILPVDTKLIVIPITESSVKVFKGIETSLKDISGKFSAFDIHLESEGVKVQPKGNVKVILPIPTGYDHSKILIYRILEDGTFKDMQAIITDDSVSFETNHFSVYVISEKRVMVESPVEPVEPMDPKEPIKEGDKEETPISKEDIPVSKEETPVSKEDIPVSKEEMPISKGNIPDIKEKTSINEEDTTVSGEEISNDILKTSSDNEDISNEVNTTKVSKQLDGKASPKTGDNSPIIFITLLFFVSFAILVALVYSKKKGEGIK, from the coding sequence ATGAAAAATATTAAGACAAAAAAGATTTTTGCTATGTTATTGTCACTATTTATAGTGATGATGTCGCTTCCTATATCAGCTTTTGCTGATGTAGTAGGAGAAATTTCATTAGAAACAACACTTACTGATGGAATCACACTTAAAGGTAGTAAGAAAACATTCGATGTTATAGCAAGACTAGAGGGGGAAAAAGTATCAAGTGAAGTTACCCTTAATGGGGAAGAGGTAAAATATAATTGGGATGATAACAATAAGACAAGCTACACCCTTAACTTCAAAGAAGAAGGTAAAAACACTGTTGTTGTAAAAGCCTACTCTAGAGATAAGGTAGCAACTAAGAGTTATAGCATTGTGTATGAAAAGGCATCTAAAGGTGATTTAATTGGACATGCTACATGGACAGTAGAAGCATTAACTATTGGTAGAGGGTTTATAGTTGAACCTACACAGTTTCCTATATATGAAGGGGAAAATGCTGCGCAGTCATTGGATCGTATCCTAACTGAGAAGGGCTATTCCTATAATCGTACTGGAAAATTAGGAGCTAGTTTTTATTTGTCCATTATAGGAGATGGAGGAAAACTTAAATATGGATGTAAAGATAAAGATAAGATGCAAACTTTAAATGCGCCTATAGATATTAAAGAAAAGGTTCCACAGAAACTTAAAGAGGTTTTAGAAAGAGAAAATAATTGGCCCACAGAGGATTTAGATGATGCTTCCTGCTTAGGAGAATTTGACTACACCTTTATGTCGGGATGGATGTATGCTGTAAATAACATATTCCCAAATGTAGGATTCGCAGATTCTTATTTAGGGGATGGAGACGTTGTTAGAGTTCAATTCACTTTATTTGGATATGGTGGAGATATCGGTGGTAGTTATGCCATGGGTGGTCAAAGCACAGACTACTATGAAGTAGCAAATAAAGATAAATTGATGGCATTACTTTCTTCAATAAACTCATCAAAAGACAAGGATAAGATATTAGATAAGTCATGGATAAAGAAAGCTTATGATGAAGCTATGAAGGTCGCTATACAATTAGATGAAACACAAATAACAGTAGATGAAGTTTACTCAAAGTTAAATTTCGCCTTAGAAAGAATTCCTTTGACTAGTATATATTTAGATAAGACATCTGTTACATTAGATAAGAATACTGAAGAAACATTAGTAGTTGGTTACAATGAACAGAATACTACTGATAACAAAACAGTAGAGTGGACAACTTCTGATGAAACAGTGGCAACAGTAGAAAATGGTAAAGTAACTACTTTAAAAGAAGGGAAAGCAATTATCACAGCAAGAGTTGGAACTTTAACTGCTACTTGTGAGATTATTGTTCCGGAGTTTAGCATTAAACCTATAAGAGATGAAGATAAAGCTACTGGTGTAAATATAGAAGCACCTGCAAATATTCTACCAGTAGATACAAAGCTTATTGTAATACCTATAACAGAGTCAAGTGTAAAGGTATTCAAAGGGATTGAAACATCGCTAAAGGATATATCAGGAAAATTTAGTGCTTTTGATATTCATTTAGAAAGTGAAGGGGTAAAGGTTCAACCTAAGGGCAATGTTAAGGTAATACTACCTATACCTACAGGATATGATCACAGTAAAATACTTATATATAGAATATTAGAAGATGGCACATTTAAAGATATGCAAGCAATTATTACCGATGATAGTGTATCTTTTGAAACAAATCATTTTAGTGTATACGTTATTTCAGAAAAAAGAGTGATGGTTGAAAGCCCAGTAGAACCAGTAGAACCTATGGATCCTAAAGAACCTATTAAGGAAGGAGATAAGGAAGAAACTCCAATAAGCAAGGAGGATATACCTGTTAGTAAAGAAGAAACGCCTGTAAGTAAGGAAGATATACCTGTTAGTAAAGAAGAAATGCCTATAAGTAAAGGAAATATACCTGATATCAAGGAAAAAACATCTATAAATGAAGAAGATACTACTGTTAGTGGGGAAGAGATATCTAATGATATATTAAAAACTTCTTCTGATAATGAAGATATATCTAATGAGGTTAATACAACAAAGGTGTCTAAGCAGCTTGATGGTAAAGCCTCACCTAAAACAGGTGATAATTCTCCTATAATTTTCATAACACTATTATTTTTTGTATCTTTCGCCATATTGGTAGCACTTGTTTATTCAAAGAAGAAAGGAGAGGGCATTAAATAA
- a CDS encoding catalase, with translation MSFPFLPVGKMVLNRNPENYAEQVEKLAFAPANLVEGLEFSDDKMLQGRAFVYSDAQRHRLGPDFRNIPINKQQNFSPKSMVSSGNGRYVAGEIMRSEIEEPDDFTQAGEKYESLSTLGKKNLVENIVSGLVHAKGETQNIVLRHLQMASPALAKRVWNGIKTF, from the coding sequence GTGTCCTTTCCATTTTTACCTGTAGGGAAGATGGTTTTAAATCGTAATCCAGAAAATTATGCTGAGCAAGTAGAAAAACTGGCATTTGCACCAGCAAATTTGGTTGAAGGACTAGAATTTTCTGATGATAAAATGCTTCAAGGAAGAGCTTTTGTTTATTCAGATGCACAGCGCCATAGATTAGGACCAGATTTTCGTAATATACCAATTAATAAACAACAAAACTTCTCACCAAAATCTATGGTATCTAGTGGGAATGGAAGATATGTGGCTGGTGAAATTATGCGGTCTGAAATAGAAGAACCAGATGATTTTACACAAGCAGGAGAGAAATATGAATCTCTTTCAACCCTTGGGAAAAAGAACTTAGTAGAGAATATTGTATCTGGTCTTGTACATGCAAAAGGTGAGACACAAAACATTGTCTTAAGGCATTTGCAGATGGCATCACCAGCACTTGCAAAGAGGGTATGGAATGGTATAAAGACCTTTTAA
- a CDS encoding glycoside hydrolase family 3 protein: MKRFIYGLLVLTLLMLSGCSINEDSSSNDSSILPQVDAGEDHSSSIAQTESKAEKLLQSMTLEEKIGQLFIIRPDDLELNLTSKQINDSTNNGAVELDTNMKETLKKYPIGGVALFSKNILNPTQLTTFISDMQKQSAIPLFVGIDEEGGTVSRIAKSPKFDVPKFESMQKIGETKNSGKAKDVGFTIGSYLKSYGFNLDFAPVADINTKPKNIVIGNRSFGNDPDLVSKMVFAEIVGLHEAGIMSCVKHFPGHGDTKGDTHTGEVYIEKTWEELKKCELVPFINSIDTTDMVMISHITAPNITGDKLPASLSNEIIEGKLRKELGYKGVVISDAMEMDAITKKYSSKESAINTILAGIDIILMPEDFVESYNGIYDAIKNGTISEARIDESVLRILNLKELYDLL, from the coding sequence ATGAAAAGGTTCATTTATGGATTACTTGTTTTAACGTTATTAATGCTTTCGGGGTGTAGTATTAATGAGGATTCATCTTCTAATGATTCATCGATCTTACCACAAGTTGACGCAGGGGAGGATCACTCATCATCTATAGCACAAACAGAATCTAAGGCAGAAAAGTTACTTCAGAGTATGACACTTGAAGAAAAGATCGGGCAGCTTTTCATTATACGACCTGATGATTTGGAGCTTAATTTAACATCTAAACAAATCAATGATTCAACAAACAATGGAGCGGTAGAACTTGACACAAATATGAAAGAAACTCTTAAGAAATACCCTATAGGCGGTGTTGCATTATTTAGTAAAAACATTTTAAATCCTACGCAGTTAACTACATTTATTTCGGATATGCAAAAGCAAAGTGCTATTCCATTGTTTGTAGGTATTGATGAAGAAGGTGGAACTGTATCACGAATTGCAAAGTCACCAAAATTTGATGTGCCTAAATTTGAAAGTATGCAAAAGATTGGAGAAACCAAAAATAGTGGAAAGGCAAAAGATGTTGGATTCACTATAGGCTCATACCTAAAATCATATGGATTTAATTTAGATTTTGCGCCAGTTGCTGATATTAACACAAAGCCTAAAAACATAGTAATAGGAAATCGTTCTTTTGGGAATGATCCTGATTTAGTTTCTAAAATGGTATTTGCAGAAATTGTAGGACTGCATGAAGCGGGAATTATGAGTTGTGTCAAACATTTCCCCGGACATGGAGATACAAAAGGTGATACACACACAGGTGAGGTGTACATTGAAAAAACCTGGGAGGAATTAAAGAAATGTGAATTAGTGCCCTTTATAAATTCTATTGATACAACGGATATGGTTATGATTTCTCATATAACCGCACCGAACATAACCGGAGATAAGCTTCCAGCTTCATTATCAAACGAGATTATTGAAGGAAAGCTTCGTAAAGAACTTGGCTATAAAGGTGTAGTTATTTCAGATGCAATGGAGATGGACGCTATTACTAAGAAATATTCATCGAAGGAAAGTGCAATAAATACAATCTTAGCAGGTATTGATATTATCTTGATGCCTGAAGATTTTGTGGAATCTTATAATGGTATTTATGATGCAATAAAAAATGGTACAATTAGTGAAGCAAGAATTGATGAGAGCGTGTTGAGAATTTTAAATCTAAAGGAGTTATATGACCTTTTATAA
- a CDS encoding aminotransferase class IV, whose amino-acid sequence MILLNGNRVEDEKVILDSGLYFGRGLFETMIVCNAPLFLEDHLDRINNGLFIIGIYKQITKNEVLEAVKKLQCNNCVLKLVVTENNTLFTSRKNDYTKERYKNGFKVKISCVKRNEFSQITYLKSLNYLEITLEHEKCINEGYNEVLFFNTEGNLAEGSISNVFFVKNKKIYTPSTECGLLEGIVRKFIINNFDVVEGKFRRSDLMSADSVFLTNSIMGVMKVSNIYKTSFNECSIINNIKEAYQEQLKKY is encoded by the coding sequence ATGATACTTTTAAATGGTAATAGAGTAGAAGATGAAAAGGTTATTTTAGATAGTGGTCTTTATTTTGGGAGAGGACTTTTTGAAACTATGATTGTATGCAATGCACCACTTTTTCTTGAGGATCATTTAGATAGGATAAATAATGGGCTTTTTATTATAGGAATATATAAACAAATTACTAAAAATGAAGTTTTGGAGGCTGTGAAGAAGCTTCAGTGCAATAATTGTGTTTTAAAACTAGTAGTTACAGAGAATAATACATTATTCACTAGTAGAAAAAACGATTATACTAAGGAACGTTATAAGAATGGTTTTAAAGTTAAAATAAGTTGCGTTAAGAGAAATGAATTTTCTCAAATTACATACTTAAAATCTTTAAATTATTTAGAAATCACATTAGAACATGAAAAATGTATTAATGAGGGATATAACGAGGTGTTGTTTTTTAACACAGAGGGTAACTTAGCTGAGGGGAGTATATCCAATGTTTTTTTTGTAAAGAATAAAAAAATATATACTCCATCTACAGAATGTGGATTACTTGAGGGTATTGTAAGAAAATTTATAATCAATAATTTTGATGTTGTTGAAGGTAAGTTCAGAAGGTCTGATTTAATGTCGGCAGATAGTGTTTTTTTAACTAATAGCATTATGGGAGTAATGAAAGTCTCTAATATTTACAAAACAAGTTTTAATGAATGTAGTATTATTAATAATATAAAGGAAGCTTATCAAGAACAATTGAAGAAATATTAA
- the pabB gene encoding aminodeoxychorismate synthase component I, whose translation MEFLIEEIKTELDAFDIYSVFKDDKTVTILDSGMGDENLGRYSFIGLNSFATFKYENNICFINKKRFNGEPFEELSKLINRYRIENNTGLPYVVGAMGYLSYDIVRTIEDIPGMNVEEMKVPDCYFYFYDNAVIVDNIKKKTYITSLGILKSKQDSVNQLKEIILKGHKIEYKELNESYTKFISNFGKDEYMDTVERVRQYIRNGDIYITNLTQRFCCETKKEPYDIYKDLRHINPAPFAAFMNIEDFSLVSSSPERFLKIMNNIVQTRPIKGTRPRGKDEEEDFKNRQELIDSQKDKSELLMIVDLERNDLSKVCKPYSVKVTELFKLEEYSTVFHLVSTIMGELKDKYTSMDCIKECFPGGSITGAPKVRSMEIIEELENTKRNIYTGCIGYLGFDGNVDLSIVIRTILMKDGKAYLGVGGGVTWESKKEEEYDETLDKARALMKVL comes from the coding sequence ATGGAGTTTTTAATTGAAGAAATAAAAACAGAATTGGATGCTTTTGATATTTACTCAGTATTTAAAGACGATAAAACAGTGACGATTTTAGATAGTGGTATGGGGGATGAAAACTTAGGTAGATACTCTTTTATAGGATTAAACTCTTTTGCTACCTTTAAGTATGAAAATAATATTTGTTTTATAAATAAAAAAAGATTTAATGGTGAGCCTTTTGAAGAACTTAGCAAGTTGATTAATAGATATAGAATTGAAAATAATACAGGGCTTCCATATGTAGTTGGAGCTATGGGGTACCTTTCTTATGATATAGTAAGAACTATAGAAGACATTCCTGGTATGAATGTAGAAGAAATGAAAGTGCCTGATTGTTATTTTTATTTTTATGATAATGCAGTAATTGTAGATAATATAAAAAAGAAAACGTATATTACCTCTTTAGGAATATTGAAGTCAAAACAAGATAGTGTTAATCAATTAAAAGAAATCATATTAAAGGGTCATAAAATTGAATATAAAGAACTAAATGAGAGCTATACGAAGTTTATATCAAACTTTGGTAAAGATGAGTATATGGATACGGTAGAAAGGGTTAGGCAGTATATAAGGAATGGTGATATTTATATTACTAATCTAACCCAAAGGTTCTGTTGTGAAACAAAAAAGGAACCTTACGATATATATAAGGACTTAAGACATATAAATCCTGCTCCATTTGCTGCATTTATGAATATTGAAGATTTTAGTTTGGTATCTTCTTCACCGGAGAGGTTTTTAAAGATAATGAATAATATTGTACAAACAAGACCTATTAAGGGAACAAGACCAAGAGGGAAAGATGAAGAGGAAGACTTTAAAAATAGACAAGAACTTATAGATAGCCAAAAAGATAAGTCGGAGTTATTAATGATTGTAGATTTGGAGAGAAATGATTTAAGTAAAGTGTGTAAACCTTATTCTGTAAAGGTAACAGAGCTTTTTAAGTTAGAGGAGTATAGTACAGTATTTCACTTAGTATCTACCATTATGGGGGAATTAAAAGATAAATATACATCAATGGATTGCATAAAAGAATGTTTTCCAGGTGGATCTATAACAGGGGCACCAAAAGTAAGGTCTATGGAAATAATTGAGGAATTGGAGAATACTAAAAGAAATATTTATACAGGATGTATAGGATACTTAGGGTTTGATGGTAATGTAGATTTAAGTATAGTTATAAGAACTATACTTATGAAAGATGGAAAGGCTTATCTAGGTGTGGGTGGAGGAGTTACCTGGGAATCAAAAAAAGAAGAGGAATATGATGAAACATTAGATAAAGCGAGGGCTTTAATGAAAGTACTATAA
- a CDS encoding anthranilate synthase component II has protein sequence MFLIMDNYDSFVYNLVRYLEELKEDVKVYKNDKLTLEDVEKMQPQGIIISPGPKSPEQSGVCVDIIKRFSGKIPILGICLGHQSIGYAFGANIIKGKEPIHGKVFEVHHKNIGIFKEIKNPVRVTRYHSLVIEKETLPQCLIITCETTDGVIMGVRHKEYLVEGVQFHPEAELTECGHKMLKNFLEEAKRANKGELYGVFN, from the coding sequence ATGTTTCTTATAATGGATAACTATGATTCATTTGTATATAACTTAGTAAGATATTTAGAAGAACTAAAGGAAGATGTCAAGGTTTATAAAAATGATAAATTAACATTAGAAGATGTGGAAAAAATGCAACCACAAGGAATTATAATTTCTCCAGGTCCTAAGTCACCTGAACAGTCAGGTGTTTGTGTAGATATAATTAAAAGGTTTAGTGGTAAGATTCCTATTTTAGGAATATGTCTTGGACATCAAAGTATTGGATATGCATTTGGAGCTAACATTATAAAGGGTAAAGAACCCATACATGGGAAGGTATTCGAAGTACACCATAAGAATATAGGTATATTTAAAGAAATTAAAAATCCGGTGAGGGTTACAAGATATCATTCATTAGTAATAGAGAAGGAAACACTTCCACAATGTCTTATTATAACTTGTGAAACGACTGATGGAGTTATAATGGGAGTTAGACATAAAGAATACCTTGTTGAAGGAGTACAATTTCATCCGGAAGCAGAACTAACAGAATGTGGGCATAAAATGCTTAAGAACTTCTTAGAAGAAGCAAAAAGGGCTAATAAGGGGGAGTTATATGGAGTTTTTAATTGA